From the genome of Neomonachus schauinslandi chromosome 1, ASM220157v2, whole genome shotgun sequence:
TCACCAAGCTGGGTCTAAAACTTAGGTTTCTGACTTTCTATTATATGCTTCTACCATGATGATTAGTAATAAATTTTTAATCTGTAGGaggatattaacatttttaaaggggcTTACCCCAGTAGATCAGCTTAGTCTAGAATGTTAATAGTAATTTCAGCAACTCAGTGTGTTCAAGTGAATATTactggttttttttaattagaaaaaacacATTGAAGCCTTGCCATTATATGAAAGAGCATTAAAGATTTATGAGGACAGCCTGGGTCGGATGCATCCTCGAGTtggagaaacattaaaaaatttagccGTGCTTAGGTAAGAATTTTTTGTTTCCTGGTAACAGCcaaactccattttattttatttatttctttattttttttttaaagattttatttatttgacagagagagacacagcaaaagagggaacacaagtagggggagcgggagaggaagaagcaggcttcccgcggagcagggagcccgatgtggggctcgatcccaggagtccgggatcgtgacctgagccgaaggcagacgcttaatgactgagccacccaggcgcccccaaactccATTTTAGAACAACTTTAATTTGACTTATCATAGAACAACACAGAATATTTAGTGCTAATTGTTTTTTCTtggaagaggggaaggggttgTTTTGGGTTGATTTACTTCAAGGTACTAAAGTAGTATCTAGAAgtgaaataaatgttgaataatcTATTTTGTAGAGGAATGTACCATGTAAATAGTGAAAGGTGATTTACATTTGCAGCTAACTGGTTCTGGGGGTAATATGGGCAATTTGCTGCCCTCAAAAGCTATTTACCATTAAGTGCATGTTGATTTGGGGTGCttaggtagctcagtcagttaagcatctgactcttggttttggctcaggtcatgatctcagggctgtgagactgagccctggtcaagccctgcattgggctccgcactgggcctggagcctgctcaagattctctctccctccccctctgcccctccccccatcccatgtgcacactttttctctctgaaaaaaaaaaacgcatGTTGATTTTGCTTTATCTGTGTTTGTGTATCTCAGGATTCAGAGACTTCCCTTAGCAATTCCACTGCATCTATTACAACATGGTCTTAATGGTGTCTATATGAGGCACTGAGAAATACTTCAGCAGTTCAGATAGAAGAGTTTGGGTATTCTATTTTACTGGTCTGCCTGAGTGAATGCACACGCtgcaaataggaaaaaatggGGAATTATTCACAACTTGTTATTCTGTATCCTATAAGGTCATTTCAAATTAAGAGggtatattctcattttaacaattttttctcTCAAAGCTATGAAGAAGGGGATTTTGAAAAAGCTGCTGAACTATACAAAAGGGCGATGGAAATAAAAGAAGCAGAAACGTCACTTTTGGGTGGAAAAGCTCCTTCCCGACACTCCTCAAGTGGAGACACATTTAGCTTAAAAACAACCCATTCTCCTAATGTTTTCCTTCAAGGACAGAGGTAATAGCAATTACAATTCATTGCAAATGCACCTTaggataaaataattaagaaatatttggaacctaagaatttaaaacaaaaaaatgttgagtttatttttattttgtgtgatttAACTGGTATGTGCATAAAATTGCATAGGACTACGTTAAAGTTTGAGTCATGATTGTGTCAGTGTTAGCTGCTTAAAAGAATTAACTTTCTTAATGTATGGGATCCATGGATGTGGACACATTAGAACCCTAAAATGACATGAAGAATTGATCATGAAGAGTGGTTGTTCTCTGTTCAAGAAGACCTGGCATAGCTGTGAAGACAAGGAGTTCAATTCCATAATTCTTTGATCTCTCAAGAGCTACACTGGCCTCACCATTCCTGGTCGTGCTTTTCAGCAGTAGCCTGGCCCAAATCTCTACCTCAAAGAAAAGTTTCAAGAAATAAAGGGATAATGTTCATGGAAGGTTtgaattattttctgtaaaatgaactAGTAACAGTTGTCTCTGActgctacattttttaaaaagtctacctTTTCCATGAGCAGACTGGGCCAAGCCCTCTGCTTTCTGCTCTCTCTACATTGTTCTGCTGTGTTATATGTATCTGCATAATCTGAAGTTTTTAATGCAATAAGTCGAGCTCTTAGCATTCTTCGACCTTCCCCAAAATAGGGACATGAcagtctcctcttctttcttaaatGGCCTAAATCTCTCTTCATTTATCTCAAACTCAGATTAGtctattttatattgaaaatgaaatatgttttacAGGTTTTATAAAAGTTGTCACATTTTGGTTTTGtgccatttatgtatttatacataataaaacCTTCAATTTTAATACCTTTAAGATTCCAACATATTAATTATAAAGGTGAAAGATATAACCATacttcactgttttaaaaaaaaagtgcaatttcaaggttttttttcccacttcaaTTTATACAAGAGAGTTGTAGTTACATAATTAATACTTTGAACATTacaaaaaatacttgaaaaataccCATACTGAATAGTTTGCTCAAATTAAGTtttggcggggtgcctgggtggctcagtcgttaagtgtctgccttcggctcaggtcatgatcccagggtcctgggattgagccccgcatcaggctccctgttccgcgggaggcctgcttctccctctcccactccccctgcttgtgttccctctctcgctatctctctctctgtcaaataaataaataaaatcttcaaaaaaaaaagttttggcaACTTTATTGGGTTTCGGTTAATGTTCTGTAAGGCTTGGCTACACACAGGGTGGTCCATGAACTGGGATCATCAGTATGAAAAATGAGCTTATGAAAAATTAAGACTCTAGAGCCTCTCctcagacctactaaatcagaatctgcaatTTGACTAGATCTCCAGGTGGTTCATATGCACCTAAGTTTGAGAAGCAATGGTCTAATTTTAAGGCACTATAGTGGTCACTTAGAAGAATTTGGCAGGATCTTATAAAATGAGCATCCTTCTTCCCCTTTTGAGAGAAgttcaaaaggaaagaagataaaatatgacCATAGTACATCTTTCTGGGTTTGCCAGCTATGAAAGGTACAAAGTAATTACATTCACAAATTACCATACACTGCTTTCAGAATTAAGCTACTAAAGTTTAAAATTTGATTATCTGGTAATATAGTAATTTAATACACTATAAGTAGTATATTAAGtttaatgcctttaaaaaaactgCTTTAGGAAATAATCTGAGATTAATATTCTAGAAGAAccctgaaaaaaggaaaaaacagcaaaagaatAATAGGCCTTTATTATTTGTTCCCACAAAATTTGGACTTGAAAAACATAAGTGGAAATATAATAGTATTCAAAGTGATTTATGGTAAAAATTCATTAGTTAGGGGTTGAGGACTccatatatttcataaaatttaagtttaaatattcttttgaagCTGCATTTTGATCTTACTTATTGTACTACCAACTCAAATGTTTTCATGTAAAGTGTCTacttaaaaagctaaaaataggggcgcctgggtggctcagttggttaagtgtctgccttcagctcaggtcatgatcctggagtcctgggatcaagcccagcatcgggctccctgctcagcagggagtccgcttctccctcttcccctcacccccgttcgtgttctctaataaataaaatctttaaaaaaaaaaaaaagctgggacaGACATCTCTTTGTATTTGAGGTTCTCAAATAGAAATATGTTCACATTGATACACACCTTCATGATGAAAAAGGTAGCTTTCAGACAACTCAATTACATCTGAATTGGTAGGAACCAGATAATGGTAGttgttaattttcattaatactttgcagaaagagaaatatggaaaaaaactGCAATTGGAGGGTTAAATCTTCCTTAATATTCTTAAATGGTTATTACCATTTTGTGTTCAGTGTGTTTGTAGGTTTTCAAGGAGTATTTTTATGTGAGAAAACCTAGGATGCATATTCTTTTCACTACATAAAACATTTAAGTGGTACATAAATTAACTTCCCATTTACAATGGGGAAGGGGTTAAAGCTGAACATATTGTTTTACTGTAATTTAGAGCCTTTGTGCTATGGCAATTTGGTGAGTGTGTTTCCTTCTTTCACATTAGAAACaacagtgtttaaaaatatgGTCAAGCACTACAGATTTATTTAGTATTATAAAACTCGGTGATGATTAATTTCTCAAAATTGGctactatatatatgtaagtttttatgGCATACAGACGTTAAGAGAGCACTCCAGGTAGCAAAAGATACCTGTTACCagatttttttctggtaaaatCATCCAactattttttaatggaagacaTTAGACAAATTAGATAACTTAGGTAATAGTTGATAACAGTATAAGACACCAGCAGTGTGCAGTGCCATGTTAAGAGCAGAACAAAGGTGAGTTCTGGCTATTATACTTCATCAaactatacaatttttaaattataagcaaAGTGTAGTCGTGTgttcaagccccgtgctgggttccacgctggatgtggagcttacttaaaaaaaaaaaaaaaaaaaattacaagcaaAGCCTTACCAAATCAGTATACCAGATGTTCCAAAAGAATGGGGTTATTATAAGaaaaactacatttcttttttgaagttcaAAACATCTCGAGTAACTAGAAAAAACTACTTTACAGATGaattcactatttcttttttaatggcaaatGACCTACCAGGGCAACATAAATAAGTTTCAAGGCTACCATCCCCCTACTTTCCTGACCTTACTCTAAACAGAAGAATCACTATATGATTCTAGGATCTCAGAGCAAATATACTGAACATATTTGATATTTGGGACTTTCTGAAATCAGtttttagaactttattttacaaatggaaattgcatttttcattttgtactaaCATTTCTTCTCTAGAGatacaatttattcattcataccttcaaagtaaaaaaaatcatcaaaacagAAGATTAGCATAGCATAGTTAACATTCTACTGATAATGGTTACACGTGCATATTTTTTATTGGTCTCCAAACCACTGGGAATTTAACTAAGGCTCTCTTAAGCTTTCATTATTTGTATGCAACTTTAGAGAAAACCAGTTTATCAGTTAATAATTTAGTGGTCATGATCAGGGTAAATGATACTCTTCTAGTGAATAAATATATGTCAGTCATTACAGATGTAATTTAGGTCTCTTTTATGCCAATACAGGACAACTATCTAATTAtctagaaaatcaaatttaaatgaaGTACTCAGAAGGTAGCCCATTTGACGGGTATAATCTAGATGATCTTAAACTAAATTTATTCCTTACTCCTCAATAAAGTGGAGTGACTCCAGATATATGTTCTACACATGCAAGGACTTCTTTCCTTGGTCAGGGCAGAAATATAATAATCTGTACTTCCTGAAAGTACCTTTATTTGTTTATCCATGAAGAAAGCTTACTTTATTTGCATTTGTCTTGTTTTGAATTCACAGGTTTACAAACTTTTCCAATGACTACATTTTAGCTTGTATTTAGTCAGGAAACATTTGagaggatattttttattttatagattattttaaattcactgtTGGCCAAGTTAATAATAGTGGACAGTTTTCTTGTAGAGAGAGATTCTAAATACAATGAGTAGATACCTGCTAGCTCTAATCAATTGGATGTACCTCCTGTCCTTTCTCTGTATTTGAGAACCACATACTACTTTATTATCCATGGCCTTGGGCAACAGACCACAAAGGATTACcggaaggaaaacaaatatagCATCATATTGGTCctttcttcccacccctcccaaaAGGCCAAAGCATTTCAGTGGCTAAGTTTTCAAGTTTCTTAACTAGAATGAAACATGAGTTTTAGGAATTACTGATTTAGTTGAAGGGAAAAAAGCTCCAAACAACACTATATTCAAGAAGTGTAACAATTCTGTGAAGATTATGTATCAATTAATGTTGCCCtaaattctgtcagtttttaaatgatttttttaattgcaagggAATAGGCTTAAcctcaggaaataaaatataggtCAGTCCATTATCTACATATTCTTCATCTTGGCCATAAGGTCTTCCAAGCTTTCACCAGAATCTTCCACAGTTACCTCAGCTACAGAATCTTCTTGCTATCAACAAATGAGGGAAACATAGTGAAAAAATAACCATATAAAATTTGTGATGCTTAGGAATATATAATCACTAAGTTTTAACCATGTTCAACTAGTTTACAAAGTAAACTTTAAGAAATATACCTTCTAATTTTTAGGACAGACAAAATCCTTTACTTTCCCCACCAATCTTTTGATTTACAAGACAGTAATTTCAATATTCTTGAGATCTCTACTgcagtgatatttttaaatggtattaaCGGCTAAAATGctcaatatacaaaaatgttattttcatttaatcaaaaTCTACTTTATCTGATCCATTCATGAGTCAATAACACTATTTTAGGTCTGTGTTTCAAAGAGTTTAAAAGGCACTATGCCTATTTCCACATTAACACTGAACACCTTCTCTTACACGTCTTAATgccattatatataatgtaaaatatctaaAACAGTAAATACTGCATTGGCATTATAAAATAGGATGAAgatgaaagaagataaataaacttTCTCTTATATCACATTCACTTATGGTAAATCAGATTTTGGACGTACCCTTTTAGGAATTGTGTATGCCACTGTAATTCCTTCGGGTAAGTCAGGAACCGGACCTGAGGAATTTTTCAGTTCCTCTTCTGAAACCTCGGATACCAACTCAATACCTGTAGAGTTAAATTTGATCTTACAACAGTTTTCAAGGAACTTAATAAGCAATAATTACTCAGAATttgtataattataattatattcccTTCCATAAGAGATTTGACACTGCCACTTCAATTTATGAAAGAATTCCTACCCCATTCATTGTCTTCATGtattatctcttcctcttcttgagcAGCCTCCTGTTTGGGCAGTGCTGCTACCTTTTTCTGTAGAAATCAAACAGTATCAAAGTGTTCTTACTCTCAGGCCTCTGAAGCATTGAGCAAGAATTCAGACAGGCTTTTTACTTTACCAAAAGCAAGAAAGGACTTCAGAgagatttttttacttttgaagcATGGTGAATTTTTTACTAACATTTCCCCCTTAGAGATACcataaaaaaaactttcaaaaatccAGAATCCATTTATCTTGTATTCCAAATCTAAATAACTGTTTTAAATTATTGTCCAAATAATATGACCTCTTATACATTCTGATGGATTGATGTATACCTTATAttcttcctgctgcttcctgcAATTTCTGTCATCACACTGAGGATTTGGCTTCATGGacatagtaggaaaaaaatcctgCATTGCATTATATCCAAGGTAAAAACTAACAGTACCAAAATTTAACAGAAAcctagaaaaacaaatcaaagtacacttaaataaataagccataaaagtattagaaataactgaatttttaaaaaatggtattgaaGTACATAATGATTTTTGTAACAAAACAGCACCTTAAGTACTGATGTcaaattaaaatgtgaagaatCCCTGAGATATGGTACTAAATCTAActactttaaaagtttttatacaCAACTTACTTTAAAGTTTACAATCTTAAATACATAGCTCAGTGAAATTTTCCAAAAGTCTTCACCCATGTAATCACTACCAGATcaaaaacagaacatttccatgGGCCATAAAGCTCCCTTGTGCTCCCTACCAGTCAAATCTAATTCCTTTTAGAAGCttataagaggggcgcctggatggctcagttggttaagtgactgccttcggctcaggtcacgatcctggagtcccaggatcgagtcccgcatcgagcctgcttctccctctgaccctcccccctctcatgtgctctctgtctctctcattctctctgtctcaaataaataaataaaatcttttaaaaaaaaaaaaagaagcttataagaggaaaaaatcacatataaaatacaaacaaaaggaaaaatatttgcaatgaatGTTAATATATAACAAGACAAAAAACTGACCCCTTTCCATAaacaactgaaaattaaaatgagatacccATTTTTTTCACCCATGATattaacaaagattaaaaagtctGATGATACCCTATGTTATCAACCAGTGTGGGTGAACCAGGTACTCCTACACTGTgatagaaatgtgtatttttggaGTAGAAATTTAGTACTGTCTGTTAAATATTGCATAaactcagaaattccacttctaaaaATTCATAAGAATCATGCAAGATGTTGTCTGCAGCAttgttaaaaaaagcaaaaaaaaaatctaagtagtTTTAATGTCCATCAATAAGGGGCTGGCTAAATAGGACACATCCTTAAGAGAACAGTTTATAACCATGATTTCCGCCTCTCATCCTTTTTGTAGCATACTATAAAACGTTTTGTTTAGATAGGGCCTACTAAAGTTTGTACGGTTTGTATGGTTGTGAAGTTTTCTTATATGAACTAGCCCTAGACAGTTGCCTTGAGAGTTCTCATGTAtgctttttacaatttttttgcTGGTAGCTGACGGTTCTGATATCAGGGTGCCTCTCTATATCATGCTGCAACTTGTTTTTATTACATTGGACGGTTAGGAAACATAACAAAGCTTACTAAagttgtaaaatgagaaaaaaataatggcctGAGATAGAGAACACCTAAAGGGGTTCTGGTTTTAATAAAGTGTGAGTTGGTTCAAAAACCCTTTGACATTAATTTTAGCTGCAAAGAAATCTTTGTTGCTATAGTTTAGATGGTGTGGTTGCTGCATATCTGTTTTTGGATAGCAGAGATAATTATCCTCATTAATGTTTAATCGCATTCATATTTTTAGTAAGAATTAAAGAAGTGTATTTAATGCCCTTTGGTCAAAACTGCAGAGATTTAAATCATTTGGTTAATACTTCATATATAAATACACTAGTACCACTGTACCATTTAACATGAGCTATTCCAAATACAGAGTAACATATGTGTATTAATATGTATGCTTATATTTAAATTAGATATACTAAGATGTATGTAAAttaaaagtacatatatattatacatattttaaaaacttatttatatttaaaactagatttttaaaaaactaaatacttAGCTGGTAATTCCagtatttgaaatgctttatgaaatacatttttatcaaaaACAACCAAGACTACTCAGAAAAATTAGCCCTCACTCACTTTAACACATTTTGTACTAAGATCCCAGCAACCACTCCCATAGTGGTAGGAAGACTGGCTGCACAAACACCTTCTCGTTTCAGAGTCTTTTCATCAATATTTGCAGCAACTACAAGTGGTGGAGCACActatatgaaaaagaatgaaagaaaatatatttcaaaacaaaaggaaaagagtatAACATACTCAAAATAGTATTCCATCtcaaagtttgttttttctttgaatacATTTTCAATACCCCTAGGAACTCTAGTACTtaacagtggaaaaaaataagccaaaatgaATCACACATACCGCAAAACAAGCAGATTCTCCAGGAATTATGAGCTGTATATGCCCTGAAACTGCATTTTCACTGACCCCAGACTCCATCCACGTTTGCCCAAGTTCATTACAAGCCTTGGTAAAAAACAGgtgaaaacataagaaagaacataaaaagaagtaatttaCTGTAAGTTCTTTTCATTACAAATTGGAGTTTAACTAAATGGATTACcaagggttttttaaatttttcaaaagaggAAAGCTATGAATAGTGGAATTCCTTGGCAAATGCCACTCTATTTAAGAAGTAAactgacaggggcgcctgggtgctcagtcattaagcgtctgccttcagttcaggtcatgatcccggggtcctgggatcgagccccgcatcgggttccctgctccgtgggaagcctgcttctccctctcccactccccctgcttgtgttccctctcttgctgtgtctctctgtcaaataaataaataaaatcttttttttaaaaaagtaaactgacAGCATTTAAgtaagcagtcaataaatatctatttaattaaattgaatcatAAGGCTTATTGGATTTCCtattaaagtaaaaattcatttttctaaaataatttcagcaacaaaaaactgcaaaatatcttctgaaaaattgaaaacatagcaattcaaagatttttatttctgagaaacCAGGTTTGTAggcattttatacatatttatatctttaCTTAAAGTAATAAAAGTTAAAACCAATGCTGACATAGAGTTAAGGCATTTTAAGgtagtcatttattttaaaaattgtacaacAGAAGTATCtactattttatagtttcctctATTGGCATAAGAGAGAATAGGATACTGAAACATAAGCCATACCAGCAAGGCTAGATAGATCCCACAGCTAttagaataaatttcaaaagtagggtaagaaataattaaaaattaacaaaacacatGAGGTCTTAAATGCAAAACTATTCTTAAATGCAGAACTATACaagaaaatagataaatccatGAGTGTAACATCTTATACAATAGGAATACTTACTGTATTTATTGTCATCCGAGCTTCAAAATTGTCCACACAGCTAAGAACTAGGTCAACAGGTTTTCCCTCTTCTAATCCACCATTACtaggtaaagaaaataaatttatttggagaaaaaaaaatcagggcacaAAATACACTCTAATTAGACTGTAGTTGTTCAGGcacacatttattctttcagtaaatGAGTACAATTAtgacataatatttaatattaaagatCTAGTATGTATTAAGTAGCTAATATGAACATCAATGATACTACATTACTTTGCCTAGAAGGCACAAGAAGTATAAAGTCTATTCACAAAAGTTACCATTTCCCTATCAGCTTTCAGACTTTTATTCATGTTTCACTCCAaatgtaaatgtaataaaaattgaatataattCAATATCTCAGTGGTGTTACAAAAGTCTGCAGAAAACCACTTTTACATAGAAATATAATCTAGAACACAGAACTTATAATTGAGGATCCCTTGTTCTATCATAACTACAGggttttaggttttttgttttttttattgttgttactacTGTTTTTTGGACGATATTTACTTTTTACTGAGCTCCTAACACATAAAGatcacacaaaaattaactattttaaaaacatatcgaATCTACCAACTCACTGAGTTAAACATCagtagattttattattaataatatttgtttaacTGAGCTGGACACCGtgcaaaatattcataaataaaattttaccttaTTCTATCCATGAAATGTTGAAAGTTTTCTACTGTGGTTATATTGTAGTTGTGTACTTCAAAAAGAACATCAGGATTAATGTTCctaaaagggaaaaagggaatgATTATTAAACTACTGGTAGGAATACTAAGCGAAAGCAGGAAAAAGCTGAGAAAGATCATTCAACAAAGGTTAGAAAAATGGAATTCAAGCTATTCAAAGAAAATCTGAAGCCCTCTTCTACTTCCTTTGACCCACTTCAAGGACTACATTCAAAACCTATTGACTGCAGGATTACACAAATGTTCCTACCATGTATGTTCTCAGAATTAAGCCTTTATCACTTCTGTGAGCTACAGCCTAGCCTGACAAAAGAGCTTCTTTGTTCCTTATTTAATTCAGTGCAAGTATGTTTGAGGCCACAAAGAAACTTCTTAGTAAGGGTTGGCAAAGTATGGCCCTTGGGCCAAATCTGACCTAccacctgttttatttttttaaagtttttttttttttaagattttttatttatttatttgacagagagagagacacagcgagagagggaacacaagcagggggagtgggagagggagaagcaggcgccccgccgagcagggagcttgatgcagggctcgatcccaggaccctgggatcatgaccagagccgaaggcagacgcttaccgactgagccacccaggtgccccacctacCACCTGTTTTTATGAAGTCTGCAAGCTAAGAacggtttttcctttttttaaatggtggcagaaaagaaaagaacagtatTTCATAACACGCTAAAATTACATGGAATTTAAGCATCAGagtccataaagttttattggagcactgccatgctcattcatttttctattgCCTACAGCTGTTCTCGCACTACCACTACATAGCTGGGCAGTTTCATAGTtggccctcaaagcctaaaatatttactatctagccctaTGCAGAAAAAGGTTGCCAACCCTGTTCCAAGAGGTAAGACAATTTGTATAAAACCTGcatttttatggagaaaaatttatacattaacttttaagattttatttatttatttgagagagagagagagaacgagaggggagagggtcagaaggagaagcagactccctgctgagcagggagccccatgcgagactcgatcctggaactccaggatcatgacctgagccaaaggcag
Proteins encoded in this window:
- the UBA5 gene encoding ubiquitin-like modifier-activating enzyme 5 gives rise to the protein MAESVERLQQRVEQLERELAQERSRRAVGGGDGGGGRVRIEKMSPEVVDSNPYSRLMALKRMGIVSDYEKIRTFAVAIVGVGGVGSVTAEMLTRCGIGKLLLFDYDKVELANMNRLFFQPHQAGLSKVQAAEYTLRNINPDVLFEVHNYNITTVENFQHFMDRISNGGLEEGKPVDLVLSCVDNFEARMTINTACNELGQTWMESGVSENAVSGHIQLIIPGESACFACAPPLVVAANIDEKTLKREGVCAASLPTTMGVVAGILVQNVLKFLLNFGTVSFYLGYNAMQDFFPTMSMKPNPQCDDRNCRKQQEEYKKKVAALPKQEAAQEEEEIIHEDNEWGIELVSEVSEEELKNSSGPVPDLPEGITVAYTIPKRQEDSVAEVTVEDSGESLEDLMAKMKNM